One stretch of Pandoraea oxalativorans DNA includes these proteins:
- a CDS encoding cupredoxin domain-containing protein, translated as MKSFSLSSSSPSPRLSPHAAQRRTLLAGFAVAATGMLVLAGRAEAAAATDPGAVHIDNFTFSPATLTVKAGARVTWTNRDDEPHTVTSSSNPRSFASGALDTDGTFAFTFDKPGMYPYFCAIRPHMTGVIVVK; from the coding sequence ATGAAATCGTTCTCTTTGTCTTCTTCGTCTCCTTCACCGCGTCTGAGCCCGCATGCCGCGCAACGTCGCACGCTGCTGGCGGGCTTCGCCGTCGCGGCGACCGGTATGCTTGTGCTCGCCGGGCGAGCCGAGGCCGCCGCTGCTACAGATCCGGGCGCAGTCCACATCGATAACTTCACCTTTTCGCCTGCGACGCTCACCGTCAAAGCGGGCGCGCGCGTGACATGGACCAATCGCGACGACGAGCCGCACACCGTCACGAGTTCGTCGAACCCTCGCTCGTTCGCATCCGGTGCGCTCGATACCGACGGCACGTTCGCGTTTACCTTCGACAAGCCGGGGATGTACCCGTACTTCTGTGCGATCCGTCCCCATATGACGGGGGTGATTGTCGTGAAATGA
- a CDS encoding M23 family metallopeptidase — MSFSTPFAKRTRAASDSGAQRQQTLGERARSPVRGGAVATVFGVCMVAPLSATAAAGDPLHLHPRLTAPLFAHNGPAAALPAVSVSQSVCGKITPLSPIPVSTASRWHTSAVQGRASLFVPSTAARALSSATSFVTPVAGARVSSEFGTRHHPVRRVAHNHTGVDFAAPAGTPVLAAADGRVKFIGFQRRGFGRYVVISHRFGTETVYAHLSATERDLRIGDAVVAGEPIGAVGRTGMATGPHLHFELRRHGVAVDPRPLLSPSGPNAVKVQTMSTANSGCQSVLNVVPSWHTHGRTGALPRWNYSPL; from the coding sequence ATGTCTTTCTCTACCCCTTTCGCCAAGCGCACGCGCGCAGCATCGGACAGCGGTGCGCAACGCCAGCAAACGCTGGGCGAGCGCGCTCGTTCGCCGGTGCGCGGCGGTGCGGTCGCGACCGTCTTCGGTGTCTGCATGGTCGCGCCGCTATCGGCGACGGCCGCGGCAGGAGACCCGTTGCATTTGCATCCGCGTCTGACGGCGCCGTTGTTTGCTCACAATGGACCCGCTGCGGCATTGCCTGCGGTATCCGTCAGTCAGTCGGTCTGCGGCAAGATCACTCCGTTGTCTCCCATTCCCGTATCGACGGCCAGTCGCTGGCATACGTCTGCGGTGCAGGGCCGCGCCAGCTTGTTCGTACCGTCGACGGCTGCCCGTGCGCTGTCATCGGCCACGTCTTTCGTTACACCGGTGGCTGGCGCGCGCGTGTCGTCGGAATTCGGCACGCGGCACCATCCCGTGCGACGCGTGGCGCATAACCATACCGGCGTCGATTTCGCGGCACCGGCCGGCACCCCCGTACTTGCGGCTGCCGACGGTCGTGTGAAGTTCATCGGTTTCCAGCGTCGCGGGTTCGGACGGTACGTGGTGATTTCGCACCGCTTTGGTACCGAGACCGTCTATGCGCATTTGTCCGCTACAGAGCGCGATCTCCGCATCGGCGATGCTGTCGTAGCGGGCGAGCCTATCGGTGCTGTAGGTCGGACGGGGATGGCGACCGGTCCACATCTGCATTTCGAACTGCGCCGTCATGGTGTTGCTGTCGACCCGCGTCCTTTGCTGAGCCCGAGCGGGCCGAATGCCGTCAAGGTCCAAACAATGTCTACGGCCAACAGCGGCTGTCAGAGCGTACTCAACGTGGTGCCGTCCTGGCACACGCACGGACGTACCGGCGCACTGCCTCGGTGGAACTACTCACCGCTCTGA
- a CDS encoding sensor domain-containing diguanylate cyclase produces MPESNTLLEIVKAQTEIAKLGLDLGGVMAFVAERVQHLTQANGAVVELAEGDDMVYRAASGVAANLLGMRLSRDGSLSGQCVKTGEILRCDDSETDPRVDREACRKVGLRSMIVTPLKHLDTTVGVLKVFAPAPSAFPDADVRTLELMSELIAAAMFHAARFETSQLYLQATHDALTGLPNRALFYDRLRQAVHLALRSSSRLGILNIDMDGLKPINDRYGHRAGDAAIRAAAERMNATARRSDTIARVGGDEFGMILCGIHSREDAEVHSQRLAQEVGAPFEFEGKPLELGVSVGIAMLPEDGTDMTQLMDYADEAMYAIKRTRPGTRRS; encoded by the coding sequence ATGCCCGAAAGCAATACGCTTTTGGAGATCGTCAAAGCACAGACCGAAATTGCCAAACTCGGCCTGGATCTCGGTGGCGTGATGGCCTTTGTGGCGGAGCGGGTGCAGCATCTGACGCAGGCGAATGGCGCGGTGGTGGAGCTGGCCGAGGGCGACGACATGGTGTATCGGGCGGCGTCCGGTGTCGCGGCCAACCTGTTGGGCATGCGTCTGTCGCGCGACGGCTCGCTCTCGGGCCAGTGCGTGAAGACGGGCGAGATCCTTCGCTGCGACGATTCCGAGACCGATCCGCGTGTCGACCGCGAGGCCTGCCGCAAGGTCGGTCTGCGCTCGATGATCGTCACACCGCTCAAGCACCTGGACACGACCGTCGGTGTGCTTAAGGTCTTCGCGCCCGCCCCGTCGGCGTTCCCCGACGCCGATGTCCGCACGCTCGAACTGATGAGCGAACTCATTGCGGCGGCGATGTTTCATGCGGCGCGCTTCGAGACGAGTCAGCTCTATCTGCAAGCCACGCACGACGCGCTCACCGGCCTGCCCAATCGGGCGTTGTTCTACGACCGCTTGCGTCAGGCCGTGCATCTGGCGCTGCGTTCGTCGTCGCGGCTCGGCATTCTGAACATCGACATGGACGGGCTCAAGCCCATCAATGACCGCTACGGCCACCGCGCAGGCGACGCCGCCATTCGTGCCGCCGCCGAGCGCATGAACGCCACGGCGCGACGCTCGGATACGATCGCTCGCGTGGGTGGCGACGAGTTCGGCATGATTCTTTGCGGCATTCACTCGCGTGAAGACGCCGAGGTCCACAGCCAACGTCTGGCGCAGGAAGTGGGCGCGCCGTTCGAATTCGAAGGCAAGCCGCTCGAACTGGGGGTGAGTGTGGGCATTGCCATGCTGCCTGAGGACGGCACGGACATGACGCAACTGATGGATTACGCCGACGAGGCGATGTACGCCATCAAGCGCACGCGCCCCGGCACGCGACGCTCGTAG
- a CDS encoding acyltransferase family protein, which translates to MAFPPAQAPALRTRNDGIDLLRGLSILFVVVHHLALKFRLPLGPSLLGDVLPERIVKGISFNGYEAVFVFFVISGFVITRRSLQRYGSLDALRWRHFYALRAVRIFPLLLLLLAVLSVMHLFGVPTFVINQPGQSLAGAVTSALTMTLNWYEGRTNWLPGGWDVLWSLSIEECFYLAFPLLCLVLRGPWRVIALVALAVSLPWTRAALAGNEIWQEKAYLPGMAAIAWGVLTALLMQRVTLSRGVARGLGALGAAGLLAVVFFNDMLWPRLHDHVMLLLCLSAALWLAAAHRSMRAMPHGFGWLTQMGRWSYEIYLSHMFVVLAATPAYRALAGDDMRWTFLVYVPVLIVCTLLGGALHRHVSGPAARRLLPRQPGVTPAAAL; encoded by the coding sequence ATGGCTTTCCCCCCGGCGCAAGCGCCTGCGCTGCGCACGCGCAACGACGGCATCGACCTGCTGCGCGGCTTGTCCATTCTGTTCGTCGTCGTTCACCACCTCGCCCTGAAGTTTCGTCTGCCGCTCGGCCCGAGTTTGCTGGGCGACGTGTTGCCCGAGCGCATCGTCAAGGGCATCAGTTTCAACGGTTACGAAGCCGTGTTCGTTTTCTTCGTGATTTCCGGCTTTGTCATTACGCGTCGTTCGCTGCAACGCTACGGCTCGCTTGACGCCCTGCGCTGGCGTCACTTCTACGCGCTGCGCGCCGTTCGCATCTTCCCGTTGCTGCTCCTGCTGCTGGCCGTGCTGTCGGTGATGCACCTGTTCGGTGTGCCGACGTTCGTGATCAACCAGCCGGGGCAATCGCTCGCCGGCGCCGTGACGTCGGCGCTCACGATGACCCTCAATTGGTACGAGGGCCGCACGAACTGGCTGCCGGGCGGATGGGACGTGCTCTGGTCGCTCTCCATCGAAGAGTGCTTCTATCTGGCGTTCCCTTTGCTCTGTCTGGTGCTGCGTGGGCCGTGGCGCGTGATCGCGCTCGTGGCGCTTGCCGTCTCGTTACCGTGGACGCGCGCGGCGTTGGCAGGCAACGAGATCTGGCAGGAGAAGGCTTATCTTCCGGGCATGGCGGCGATCGCCTGGGGCGTGCTCACGGCATTGCTGATGCAACGCGTAACGCTCTCGCGCGGTGTTGCCAGGGGCCTCGGCGCGCTGGGCGCAGCAGGGTTGCTTGCGGTCGTGTTTTTCAACGACATGCTGTGGCCGCGCTTGCACGACCACGTCATGTTGCTGCTGTGTCTGAGTGCGGCGCTGTGGCTTGCCGCTGCCCACCGCTCCATGCGCGCCATGCCGCACGGTTTCGGCTGGCTGACGCAAATGGGCCGTTGGAGTTACGAGATTTACCTTAGCCACATGTTCGTCGTGCTGGCCGCGACGCCAGCGTACCGTGCGCTCGCGGGCGACGACATGCGCTGGACATTCCTCGTCTACGTGCCCGTGCTGATCGTCTGCACGCTGCTCGGTGGCGCACTGCACCGGCACGTGAGTGGACCTGCCGCACGGCGTCTACTGCCGCGTCAGCCAGGCGTGACGCCAGCCGCCGCGTTGTGA
- a CDS encoding phosphatase PAP2 family protein — translation MSNFWITITDFGSAAVTVPLAAALILWLLCARAWHAAFAWIALFGAGSLVVAVSKVMFLGWGLGVREIDFTGVSGHTFFAATVYPVIAWLLLSKLPWPWRALGTAVAAAGSVAVGVSRVALSAHSVSESIAGCIVGFSVCTAFAWYTRGDAAPKLKTLPMAASLFVLMMWLHGESVPTQRWITDIALIMSGREQPFKRYSWLARKPVPTPAIPVTPVLPTPGASPAPVR, via the coding sequence ATGTCTAACTTCTGGATCACCATTACCGATTTCGGTAGCGCCGCCGTCACGGTGCCGCTGGCCGCTGCCCTCATCCTCTGGTTGCTTTGTGCACGCGCATGGCACGCCGCCTTCGCCTGGATTGCGCTGTTTGGCGCGGGCTCGCTCGTCGTGGCCGTCTCGAAGGTCATGTTCCTCGGCTGGGGACTCGGCGTTCGCGAAATCGATTTCACCGGCGTGAGCGGCCATACGTTTTTTGCCGCGACCGTCTACCCGGTCATCGCGTGGTTACTGCTGAGCAAGCTGCCATGGCCGTGGCGGGCGCTCGGCACGGCGGTGGCCGCTGCCGGGAGCGTCGCCGTGGGCGTCTCACGGGTTGCGCTGTCGGCGCATTCGGTCTCGGAGTCGATTGCGGGCTGTATCGTCGGCTTCTCCGTCTGCACGGCATTCGCGTGGTACACGCGCGGCGACGCTGCGCCCAAGCTGAAGACGCTGCCGATGGCCGCGAGTCTGTTCGTGCTCATGATGTGGCTGCACGGCGAGAGTGTGCCGACGCAACGCTGGATCACCGACATCGCGCTGATCATGTCGGGCCGCGAGCAGCCTTTCAAGCGCTATAGCTGGCTCGCGCGCAAGCCCGTGCCCACCCCGGCAATACCGGTGACGCCGGTGCTTCCCACGCCGGGGGCCAGTCCCGCGCCGGTGCGCTAG
- a CDS encoding PHA/PHB synthase family protein — MAGTTADPSVTHKAKPATPESTPSEALSPASSPSATPFTSFTDHLDRAAMATTARFTGNVSPAAVALAWADWAMHAATAPGHQLNVFKAFAAIDKPARPDAANAGAQHEADRRFRGPSWDKPPFSWWRERFLRTQAFVDEMTGEIPGVDPHHRDVVRFMARQWLDVFSPSNQWWANPEVLSSIRETQGQNLVKGAQRWWSDLRDMAAGNAPGAGPEACKAFRVGHEIAATPGKVVYRNAFFELLQYAPAQAQTWREPILIVPSWLLKYYILDLEAQHSLVAYLVSQGHSVFMISWHNPGPEDRDRGLEDYLESGLLTALREVRRMTGNVPVHACGYCLGGTLLAIAAATLARQSGSAGPSAQTKRKADDVGMLASVTLLAAQTDFSEPGELGLFIDASQVAYLEAMMWRQGFIGGEQLAGTFQLLNSRDLIWSRLMHDYLLGEPAQTTDFTVWNADTTRIPARLHSECLRELYLNNALATGTLKIGGQPVALSDIRVPMFVVATERDHISPWRSVYKMHLLNPGDLTFALVSGGHNVGVVCEPGHARSHHRVATRAAGSAYRDPDEWFGATPAMQSSWWPAWQAWLLAQGKHGGRDKPVAAPWPPTTSLGDAPGTYVLER, encoded by the coding sequence ATGGCCGGAACAACGGCCGATCCCTCGGTGACGCACAAGGCCAAACCAGCCACGCCCGAGTCGACACCGTCGGAAGCCCTCTCGCCCGCCTCATCGCCTTCGGCCACACCCTTCACCTCGTTCACCGATCATCTCGACCGTGCCGCAATGGCGACGACTGCCCGTTTCACCGGCAACGTCTCGCCCGCCGCCGTCGCCCTCGCATGGGCCGACTGGGCCATGCACGCGGCGACCGCGCCCGGCCATCAGTTGAACGTGTTCAAAGCATTTGCCGCCATCGACAAGCCAGCAAGACCCGATGCCGCGAACGCCGGTGCTCAGCACGAGGCCGACCGGCGCTTTCGTGGTCCCTCATGGGACAAGCCGCCGTTTTCCTGGTGGCGCGAGCGATTCCTGCGCACGCAGGCATTTGTCGACGAGATGACCGGCGAGATTCCCGGGGTCGACCCACACCATCGCGACGTCGTGCGGTTCATGGCGCGGCAGTGGCTCGACGTTTTTTCGCCCAGCAATCAATGGTGGGCGAACCCCGAAGTCCTCTCGTCGATTCGCGAGACGCAGGGGCAGAACCTCGTCAAAGGGGCACAACGCTGGTGGTCGGATCTGCGCGATATGGCGGCAGGCAACGCCCCGGGCGCAGGCCCCGAGGCGTGCAAGGCGTTTCGCGTCGGACACGAAATCGCCGCCACGCCGGGCAAGGTCGTCTATCGGAACGCGTTCTTCGAACTTCTGCAGTACGCGCCTGCGCAGGCGCAGACCTGGCGTGAACCCATTCTGATCGTGCCGTCGTGGCTGCTCAAGTACTACATCCTCGATCTGGAAGCGCAGCATTCGCTGGTGGCCTATCTGGTATCGCAGGGCCATAGCGTCTTCATGATCTCGTGGCATAACCCGGGCCCGGAAGACCGTGACCGGGGCCTCGAAGACTATCTGGAATCGGGTCTGTTGACGGCCTTGCGCGAAGTGCGTCGCATGACCGGCAACGTGCCCGTCCATGCCTGCGGCTACTGTCTCGGCGGCACCCTGCTCGCCATCGCTGCGGCGACGCTCGCGCGTCAATCGGGGTCAGCCGGTCCGTCAGCGCAAACGAAGCGCAAGGCGGACGATGTCGGCATGCTCGCCAGCGTCACATTGCTCGCCGCGCAAACGGACTTCAGCGAACCGGGAGAGTTGGGCCTGTTCATCGACGCGAGTCAGGTGGCGTATCTCGAAGCGATGATGTGGCGGCAGGGATTCATCGGCGGGGAGCAACTTGCAGGCACTTTCCAACTGCTCAATTCGCGCGACTTGATCTGGTCACGCCTCATGCACGATTACCTGCTCGGCGAACCGGCACAGACGACCGACTTCACCGTCTGGAACGCCGATACCACGCGCATTCCCGCACGCCTGCACAGTGAATGTCTGCGCGAACTGTATCTGAACAACGCGCTGGCGACGGGCACACTCAAAATCGGCGGGCAACCGGTGGCGCTCTCGGATATTCGTGTACCGATGTTCGTCGTGGCGACCGAGCGCGATCACATTTCTCCGTGGCGCTCGGTCTACAAGATGCATCTGCTGAACCCCGGCGATCTGACGTTCGCGCTCGTCTCGGGCGGACACAACGTGGGGGTGGTGTGCGAGCCGGGACATGCGCGCAGCCATCACCGGGTCGCCACGCGCGCGGCCGGTTCGGCCTATCGCGACCCGGACGAATGGTTCGGCGCGACACCCGCTATGCAAAGCTCATGGTGGCCCGCATGGCAGGCGTGGCTGTTGGCGCAAGGCAAACACGGGGGCCGCGACAAACCTGTCGCAGCCCCCTGGCCGCCAACGACCTCGCTCGGCGACGCGCCCGGGACTTACGTGCTCGAACGCTGA
- the phbB gene encoding acetoacetyl-CoA reductase, producing the protein MTTRTALVTGGMGGLGEAISLRLADAGYRVAVTCSPQNHDCEGWVERMRATGRDFAAYRVDVADFASCEACAKAVESDAGPVDILINNAGITRDATLRKMTAEDWQSVLRTNLDSVFNMTRPLFGGMVARGWGRIVNISSVNGSRGAFGQANYAAAKAGMHGFTKALALEVAKSGVTVNTISPGYLATKMVTAVPQDVLESRILPQIPVGRLGRPDEVAALVAFLVSDDAGFITGSNLAINGGMHME; encoded by the coding sequence ATGACAACACGAACAGCATTGGTGACAGGTGGCATGGGCGGTTTGGGCGAGGCGATCAGCCTGCGTCTTGCCGATGCCGGGTACCGCGTTGCGGTCACCTGCTCACCCCAAAATCACGATTGCGAAGGATGGGTCGAGCGCATGCGCGCGACAGGCCGTGACTTCGCCGCTTATCGTGTCGACGTTGCCGACTTCGCGTCCTGCGAGGCTTGTGCGAAAGCCGTCGAATCGGACGCCGGTCCGGTGGACATTCTCATCAACAATGCGGGGATTACGCGCGATGCCACCCTGCGCAAGATGACGGCCGAAGACTGGCAGTCGGTATTGCGCACGAATCTGGATAGCGTTTTCAATATGACCCGACCGCTTTTTGGCGGCATGGTCGCGCGTGGCTGGGGACGCATCGTCAACATCTCCTCGGTCAATGGCAGTCGCGGCGCATTCGGGCAGGCGAACTATGCGGCCGCCAAGGCGGGGATGCATGGCTTCACCAAGGCGCTCGCGCTGGAAGTCGCCAAATCGGGCGTGACGGTCAATACGATCTCGCCCGGCTATCTCGCGACGAAGATGGTCACGGCCGTGCCGCAAGATGTGCTCGAATCGCGCATTCTTCCGCAGATTCCGGTCGGCCGACTCGGTCGTCCCGACGAAGTGGCTGCGCTCGTCGCCTTTCTTGTGTCGGACGACGCAGGTTTCATCACCGGCAGCAACCTCGCCATCAATGGCGGCATGCATATGGAGTGA